attaatgctcatgatacttgtcatgtcatgtttctgacaggcttgtgtgactcttatgtagacaccttcaaaataaagtgtaaccatatcttgcttatgtcacaaaggcatgttcaaaaaattgcctaagtcatttatttctcttaagttacagaatttagtgttattactatgccaatagccatcctttgttacatccttttgaagtgaaatgatcaataaatgtcatatcttacacttttggtgaagttttttgtgtttttgtatttccaCCATGGCCAAAAACCTTTTGATTATTAGGAGCCTATAAATTCACAGCACCTCGGGGTGCCGCCTTCAAGTCCCTCCCTCTTCCGGCCAATGACGTCACGGTCCATACCATCTGCAGGCTGCGCGGACGGACCGTCAGTCGATCCAGCGTTAGCGGACAGTGAAGGTTACCTGCTTCAACAGTGCTTGAACGGCAACCTTTCAACTGTCTTCGGAAACCGATAATCTCTTTGATCGCTCTTAATACCATCTATAACagtcaaattaataattaatcacCTTAAAACATCAGCCAGCTTAAGTTATCCCGACGACGTTTAGCCAGTTCGCTAGCTAACAGTTTGTTTTGCTAACAACGAGCCACACGGACAGCTCGCGACCTCCTCACAAGAAAACCTGCCACTGAGACTTGGTAAGAATTCATCtctaagcttttttttaattgtcataTGTATATTTGTTTGCCGCTGACGGATCAACACCGTCGACTATGTTAATATAGCTTCATTAAGGTTTATCTGTTTATCTCCTCGCCGCCGACGCCACTGTGGCCTTGGCGCAGTTGGCTCTCCACCCTCGTAATCTCTCCAGTGCCAGGCatgacaaacacaacaacacaggaCATGGCAAACAAAACACCTCTCACTACTGTTTATTTTACCAGAAATGACTAAGTTTGCCCTTATTGGTCCTTTTATAGACTCAACTGAAACATCATATTACATAACAACTGAAGAAGGAAACCAATTGTGAAGTTTTGATATTGTTTCTGGCATATTTTTTGGCTTAGTGACAATATTACACCCTATATAACAAACTGCTGCCTTGCCAAACCCTGTGACACTGAGGTAATAATAGGTCTGGCGCAGTTTGCCATCGATTGTCATACTATCacctttttatataaatatttgctCAGTTCTGAATATACAGAAAATCGGCTATGTAGACAATCTATTTTTCTTTCCTTATCAAACACCCAATTCaactatttgttttatttggatccATGGTTTTGATGCCAACAAGGCACTTACAGACTTTACACTTTTGCTACGATGTGTGGTGTAAACTAATAGATATAATCTAGAAAATGATAAGCCTATATTGTAGGGCAATGTTAGAGAATATGATTTTGTAGTTATTGTATCAAGGGCTGTATTTTGcaattattttcataatcaaTTAAATTGAGCTAGTCCCTGTCTTagtttttctgatttattaattgtgtaaaatgacataaaagggTAAGGTAACTTCATATTACTTGTTTTGTCTAACAGTTTCTGCTAAGGATATTAAACAGAAGACTGCAGCAAAACCTCACATTTCAAAAGCTAGACCAATATTTGTTGTGCAATATTGCTTGAGGAATAACTTATATAACTTATGATTTATATCATCCATGTCTTATGATATACACAAATGAGTTATATCATTTTGGATTTTGTTTGCTGTGTTTCAGAACCATGAGTTCCCAAGTGAGACAGAACTTCCACCAGGACTGCGAGGCTGGCATCAACAGGCAGATCAACCTGGAGTTGTATGCCTCATACGTCTACCTGTCTATGGTGAGAGTTCAGTACGTGGGTAGAGAAAAGTGTTGCAATAGAAAATAAGCAGAGTGAACAAAGATGAGTGGAAAAAACCCCATAGTGGAACCACACAAGGGGAACTGTATACCAGTTATGCTGGTGATGGTTTTTATGGAGAAGtgattctttctccttttttaccAGACACTATTGTGGTTATGTCTGCTGACCTGTATTTGTTTAAATGTCTGGTGGTGGTAGTTATGTACACAGCATTCATTATATCTCAGTTCAAGACAAACGGTATTATCCACCTGCCACCTCAAAGCTCTCTCACATCTCTTAACAGgttaatatttaatcaaatggCCCCTCTGGCTTTTAAAAATCATGGCAGTGGGCTTTCTGAGTAATAAAACAAAGGTTGAAGTTCCTTTGGAGATTACACACAGGACCGGGGCAGAGAGTGCATCGCCTGACCTTAAAAAAAGTTCTTCGCTTAAACACAGCTTTCATCTATTGATCCCACCCACACACAGCTGTGTTTCTATATTGCAGTTTCTATACCATATTTATCTACGATaggttttcatttttaaacactCTGCTTCTTTTCCATAAAggtttatgttaaataaattgAAATGTTTAGTTTAGatgtttcaatgttttttttttttttgccatgctTGTATGTGTTCCTATTTTGCTTTAATCACCAACAAAAATGCaatggaaaatatatttatgagaGTCGTAGTGTGACCTATTTAATGGAGCAGCAAAGTGCTTACACAACAGTTAAGAGGCATTGTAATTCTGTACTAGACTAGACTGGACCTGAAACTCTCATAAACACATCATTGCCACTCCATTTTCACAGTGATCTTGGCTACAGAAGCTACTGTTGGAATATTTTTTGATAGTTTAATTTTCAGCATATTAAACTTTACATGCACGGCTAGTTTCGGCTGTGTGTAATTATCCTGGCAGTGTGTTACGTTTCAGCCACATTTAAGGAAATGAAATGTCtaacttttaaaacactgacttttccttttaccttttaacaGTCGTATTACTTTGACCGGGATGACCAGGCATTGAACAACTTTGCCAAGTTTTTCCGCCATCAGTCGCACGAGGAGCGCGAGCATGCtgagaagctgatgaaaatgcagaACCAGAGGGGGGGAAGAATCTTCCTGCAAGATGTCAAGGTACGAGTGTAAATTTGATCTAAAATAAGTTGGTTCAAAGTGTTTTCTCACTCCGAGATTTCCAGTTCTGGGCTCTAAAATGGCGCCTGTTGAGAGCGTGACGTAAGGCAAAAAAAGATAAGAGGGTGTGAGTGTTCTTAACTGCTTATCTTTCACCAACACTGAGACACAACCCATTAAACGTTAAACTGCAAACCCACTCTGTAGTAATCAGGCGGTTCGATGTGGGGGTCGGGTCGGTGGCCCCTAGCTCTCATTAATGAGTGTCTGACTGTTTGTATTGCAGAAGCCAGAGAGGGATGAGTGGGGCAGTGGAGTTGAGGCCCTTGAATGTGCCCTGCAGCTTGAGAAGAGCGTGAACCAGTCACTGCTGGACCTGCACAAGCTCTGCTCCGAACACAATGACCCACATGTGAGTATTGAATCGTGACTTGATGGTTGCAAAGCACcgtggaatttttttttagtttatttatttaaaacagggacaatacatatctttagtccctttggcaggttgatgtcaataccataagacaataaaatcaataaaacaacaagtaGAACAGTTGGCCTTCAAGCGTGTCCTTAAACACAatagaacaaaaaagaaaacgaaAAACGAGAAcaatgaaaagtaaaaagtacagtcatttttccccctcatattttaagtaaagaagaaaaaatgtagttatacTTTAgcttaataatgaaaatgtgacataaaagaATAATAGCTTTATCACAATAGCCAAATGGAattattgtagtttttgttttatctgataCTGTGGGATCTTTAATGTTTACCATTAATTGCTGTTACACAAAATCCCAGTAGTACCTGATGACTAGCAACAGATCATTTTCCGTCTATTTTTGCTGAAAAACTGTATGCGTCCCGCAGAGAAGATGGGCTCAGTGCTGAAACTGTAGAGGACTTGTCTTCTCATATGATGAAGTACATTAGCAGGTTCAGGTGCTGATCCAGTTACCTCATGCACAGCCCACAGTATCAGTCTGTGaaagaatattttaaaaacactcaGATTGGTGCACAAGCACCTAAAACACACATCAGCTGAGCACGTCCATTTTAGAAATACAGAGAAAGGTGTATTCATTGCACTAAGTTGCAAATTGTGCAGGtttccttttcatttctttAAGATGTGAAAACATCTGTCAGACTTTGATGTGGCCTATTGACATTTACAGAGTACAGCTGAAGTGTTAGCAGATGTTTTACGCAGCTGGTTGCGGCTTCACCTTTTGGTTTTTAGTGATATTCAGTACAGGGTTTTTCACATCCAGGTAGCTTACAGAGCGATAACTCACTAAACGGTTGCAAAACAACATTAACTGATCATACCAGGAGAATAGAATCATCACAAAAGTGTCAATTCAACCCTTTTTGGTTGAtgattttcaaatatttaacgGGGTAAATTAAGACCAAACAGACAGTTCTGATATTTTATGGGCTTCTTCAGTTTTATTCGGCTCTGATTTGATTTAACTCTTTCTTTCAGTTGTGTGATTTCCTCGAGACACACTTCCTGGACGAGCAGGTGAAGTCCATCAAAGAGCTGGCAGACTGGGTGACCAACCTGCGCCGCATGGGAGCTCCTCAGAACGGCATGGCAGAGTACCTGTTCGACAAACACACCCTGGGCAAAGAGAGCAGCTAAATCTCTCCATCACATTTCCTAAAGCtttctatatatgtatatttgtatCTTGCTTTCAAATGTTTCCACATATGAAGCCATCTGCATGGTCCTGGCTAGTCATTTAGACCTCCTATATTACTCATGCTGTTATTGCCATTTGCTCCACATTACAGTTACTCACTAACCCTGTTCCCTGACTTATTGCATTCAAAGTATGTTGCACTTCTCTTTATGCTGTCAGCTATGCCTACAGTGTTACTGCAAATTTGCTGTTAAATGCCAGGAGCTGttaatcaaacataataaaacaaaacccTCTGGATTCTGattgttgtctctttttaatattgtcccagtgttaaaaaaaaaaaacagtagactACTTGAATAGTCTAAACTGAAGTCTGTATGATGATAACAATGGGAAGTATAATCTGTTTCACTTACATTACCAGAGAAAACAGAACTAGATTGTTATCTGACACCCTATGAAAGACCTGTGGTTAAATCTATGcaaattacatgtttttaaaaatatgaccGTTGGTATTGTATTTAAACTACTAGACTGTAGTAATAAAAACCTTTTGGTGGCTGTAGGATAATCCCCAGATTggtaattgagaaaataatcacaatgttcAACTGAATTTAAAGaacataattacagtttttttcaagaAGACGTCTTTAGAAAATATACCCCAAAAATCCCAAATAAGTAGGTTGACATGAAACTAATTATGATCGTCTGCAGTTTGTGTTTCAAGGCATTAGCAAATtgtcactttgtcttttttatgccaCAGTATGTTGTAGACTATGACCTTCATTTGATGGTTCCAAAGACTATTTTAAAAGTTAAGAGTATGTATGTTGATTGTCTCATAAAAGTTAAGTAATCAGCTGATTTCCAATTCAGAAACTTTTCACAGGAAGTGAAAATGAGGCGTTCATGTAGACCTGCGTCACACATGTCGTCTCCTTGAGTTCCCCTCTTATGTAATCAGAGAAGTCGGTTTTCTTTCTGGGATTCAGATTGTGGCTGCCTGGTGCTGATCACTCCCTCTAGTGGTGATGTAGAGGCATGGTTAATAGctccaaataaaaaataatacaactcCTTGAAAAAAGTTGGGTTGCTgtctaaaacatgaataaaacaatgcaataatttgctcaTTCTTTTGgacatatatttaattgaaaactgtgCAAAGACATAGGaatttatttaatgttcaaattttgttttttgtaaatttccACTCCAATCTGTATTTTATgcattctctttttatttacattttacaccacatctcaactttttttggaattggggttgcaCATTATTAACAGTCAACTTTAATAAGGGCAAAACACAAGTTTTTAATATGCTCTGTTTTCTACATGCCAAGAAAATGTGTCTGATATTGGATTTTTGGCCAACTTCACTGTACTTAACTCATAAAAAAACACTGGACTCCCTAATTGGGTTTAACCTAAAAGACACAGTAatgttttttagatttttaaatctttgtTGTAGGCAAAAAGTACCATACTCTGTTCAAGTTCACCAAgttaaaatatatgaataaactAGTCGggcacccctatgaatttcattgtattagtacttttactgaagtaaaggattattatttttttaatttaatttttaatttttaatttttaatttttaatttttaattttttttaaattttttgcaatgcgcatgcgcggccaaaatacgctactgcgcatgtgcggccaaaatacgctactgcgcatgtgcggccaaaatacgcttctgcgcatgcgcggcaaaatacgctactgcgcatgtgcggccaaaatacgctactgcgcatgtgcggccaaaatacgtcactgcgcatgtgcggccaaaatacgctactgcgcatgtgcggccaaaatacgtcactgcgcatgtgcggccaaaatacgctactgcgcatgtgcggccaaaatacgctactgcgcatgtgcggccaaaatacgctactgcgcatgtgcggccaaaatacgtcactgcgcatgtgcggccaaaatacgttactgcgcatgtgcggccaaaatacgctactgcgcatgtgcggccaaaatacgtcactgc
The Centropristis striata isolate RG_2023a ecotype Rhode Island chromosome 2, C.striata_1.0, whole genome shotgun sequence DNA segment above includes these coding regions:
- the fth1a gene encoding ferritin, heavy polypeptide 1a, which gives rise to MSSQVRQNFHQDCEAGINRQINLELYASYVYLSMSYYFDRDDQALNNFAKFFRHQSHEEREHAEKLMKMQNQRGGRIFLQDVKKPERDEWGSGVEALECALQLEKSVNQSLLDLHKLCSEHNDPHLCDFLETHFLDEQVKSIKELADWVTNLRRMGAPQNGMAEYLFDKHTLGKESS